A single window of Ananas comosus cultivar F153 linkage group 17, ASM154086v1, whole genome shotgun sequence DNA harbors:
- the LOC109723118 gene encoding E3 ubiquitin-protein ligase RNF168-like, protein MGTIVAEEKKKKPPLAEGASPEKLSSNALPCMDRLREELSCAICLEICFEPSTTPCGHSFCMKYLKCAAAKCGKRCPKCRQLISNGRSCTVNTVLWNTIQLLFPEEVAARKSSTDPKITSDRSTKPYSDSSERSNSNSTRSSSMRSYTQVSETMDRVGRRRAALSQSEDAALAYRLQREEFMVAFRSSREEQRSALYAASTNLRSMASRAIHLRTRSRHS, encoded by the exons ATGGGGACTATTGTTgctgaggagaagaagaagaagccgcCATTAGCAGAGGGGGCTTCACCGGAGAAGCTCTCGAGCAACGCGCTCCCGTGTATGGATCGGCTGAGAGAGGAGCTTTCTTGCGCC ATTTGTTTGGAGATTTGCTTCGAACCAAGCACTACTCCCTGTGGGCACAG CTTCTGCATGAAGTACTTAAAGTGTGCTGCAGCTAAATGCGGAAAAAGGTGTCCTAAATGTAGGCAACTGATCAG CAATGGGAGATCTTGCACAGTGAACACAGTTCTTTGGAACACAATTCAGCTCCTGTTTCCTGAGGAAGTCGCGGCGAGGAAGAGCTCCACAGACCCAAAAATCACTTCTGATCGAAGCACCAAACCCTATTCCGACAGTTCAGAGCgaagcaacagcaacagcaccAGAAGCAGCAGCATGAGAAGCTACACCCAAGTTTCTGAAACAATGGATCGGGTGGGCAGAAGAAGGGCGGCGCTGAGCCAATCGGAGGATGCCGCGTTGGCTTATCGGCTGCAGAGGGAAGAGTTCATGGTAGCTTTCCGGAGCAGCCGCGAGGAGCAGCGGAGTGCCCTCTACGCTGCTAGCACCAATCTCCGATCTATGGCCTCTAGAGCTATTCATTTGCGGACTAGAAGTCGGCACTCATAA
- the LOC109723042 gene encoding protein HHL1, chloroplastic: protein MEVVGVSIRAPLIRVAASDPTSGALDNGGRLVLRGAPLPSRRSGSGDGAWGRRKRRGAMPVVEAKGKKGMIPRQLRRPPPPPLPKIEDDGNPRFVVFIRTANVYLWYPLSLITGGTTAKIMVAAKDNFLGKYIYKDTIARNLAAVIYKDEKEIQKTAFKQYRVLRSATEFRYGYKLVENGNVRAALSTNDVIELPTQEELKTVLDKVKDFFGEAASGAKESFGKLTALGSTEESKEESEVKS from the exons ATGGAAGTGGTGGGCGTGTCGATACGGGCTCCTCTGATTCGCGTAGCTGCGTCGGATCCGACGAGCGGAGCCCTCGACAATGGCGGTCGCCTCGTCCTCCGCGGCGCCCCTCTCCCCTCGCGCAGGAGCGGGAGCGGAGATGGGGCGTGGGGGAGGAGGAAGCGGCGCGGGGCGATGCCGGTGGTGGAGGCGAAGGGGAAGAAGGGGATGATTCCGCGCCAGCTCCGGCgcccgccgcccccgcccctcCCCAAGATCGAGGACGACGGCAACCCCCGCTTCGTCGTCTTCATCCGCACCGCCAAc GTTTATCTGTGGTATCCACTTAGTCTTATCACAGGTGGTACAACTGCAAAGATTATGGTTGCAGCTAAAGACAACTTTCTCGGCAAGTATATCTACAAAGATACCATTGCTAGAAATCTAGCTGCTGTAATTTACAAG GATGAGAAGGAAATACAGAAGACAGCATTTAAGCAATATCGTGTCCTGCGGTCTGCTACTGAATTTAGATATGGCTACAAACTTGTT GAAAACGGAAACGTGCGAGCTGCACTGTCTACAAATGATGTCATTGAA cttccGACACAAGAGGAACTTAAGACTGTTCTAGACAAAGTTAAGGACTTCTTCGGCGAAGCTGCGAGTGGTGCAAAAGAATCATTTGGAAAGCTTACTGCCTTAGGTTCCACTGAGGAATCCAAAGAAGAATCAGA GGTGAAAAGCTGA